A part of Solea solea chromosome 8, fSolSol10.1, whole genome shotgun sequence genomic DNA contains:
- the LOC131463802 gene encoding uncharacterized protein LOC131463802: protein MKPPRFNGVLVSVAKGDAARVLEDEITSLLSKRAIRAVTAEESQQGFYSRYFLIPKKASTALRPILDLRVLNKHLRKYTFRMLTHKVLCRSIRQRDWFVTIDLSDAYFHIAIHPAHRKYLRFAFQGKTYEYQTVPFGLSLAPRVFSKCVEGALSPLRSKGIRIFSYIDDYLICAGSHEQAVMDSAVVINHLRDLGFSINWTKSQIEPVQCAEYLDGESRVVSTMPTSARPDGISDSCGAFRSVDDERFSAVGCSFAPVPAPSPQPQSESDSDLCKVSPSVEERRGVHHGGPAGDGDVQGYHDDGRFPVRVGSNDVRQSSEWLLGSRNGPDSHKCFGALGSVSSAETFPAISPRPSCSGENRQLHCGSLCQPSGRHSLTTVTQVGSGDDTVEQHQAPITQGNTCAGSSEQRGGLDVSWESSVRRMVSAPAGCGPDLEEIRPSRRRSLRLAGKRPLSAVFLPVGHHCTSRCGCSGSPVAKRAALRIPSPQSDFPHPGQGEGAESVSHTGGAKMAVQTLGGGNSSDVGGRPLASAHTQRPPVPGTRGDLPPPPRPRGALGLARERFNLDAAGLPPQVIDTIQSARASSTRALYGCKWRVFEEWCESRLAVPFQCSVVDLLCFLQELVDKGRAFSTVKVYLAAISACHVGFGDKPVGQHPLVCRFMKGARRKLPVSRHLVPLWDLLVVLDALSRHPFEPLEAVGMKFVSLKTVLLLALSTAKRVSDLQALSIRPSCLQFGPGLSKVCLRPNPAFVPKVVESAYRCPTVELLAFHPPPFSSTEEQRLNTLCPVRALQSYVSRTADFRRTDQLFVSWSTTHKGKPLSRQRLSHWIVEAISVAYSCKGLLPPQGLRAHSTRSIAASWALFRGVSVQDICAAASWATPHTFVKFYRLDVSGPSLAQVVLGAGAPGLE from the exons ATGAAACCACCCAGGTTCAACGGTGTGTTAGTTTCAGTGGCCAAGGGGGACGCTGCACGGGTTTTGGAAGACGAAATAACGTCTTTACTGAGCAAACGAGCTATCAGAGCTGTCACGGCCGAGGAGTCACAACAGGGTTTCTACTCCCGGTACTTCCTCATTCCCAAGAAGGCAAGCACAGCCCTTCGCCCCATCCTAGATCTCCGTGTGCTAAACAAACACCTACGGAAATACACATTCAGGATGTTGACACACAAAGTGCTCTGTCGCTCTATCCGTCAGAGAGATTGGTTTGTAACGATCGATCTCTCGGACGCGTATTTTCACATCGCCATTCACCCTGCACACAGAAAATATCTCAGGTTCGCTTTCCAAGGCAAAACCTACGAGTATCAAACTGTCCCGTTCGGGCTGTCGTTAGCTCCGAGGGTATTCAGCAAGTGCGTGGAGGGGGCTCTGTCTCCATTACGGAGCAAAGGCATCAGAATTTTTTCGTACATAGACGATTATCTGATATGCGCTGGCTCGCACGAGCAGGCGGTCATGGATTCTGCTGTGGTGATAAATCATCTCAGGGATCTTGGGTTCAGTATAAACTGGACGAAAAGTCAGATAGAGCCCGTACAGTGTGCGGAGTATCTGG aTGGGGAGAGTCGTGTCGTTTCGACTATGCCTACGTCTGCTCGGCCTGATGGCATCAGTGATAGCTGTGGTGCATTTAGGTCTGTTGATGATGAGAGATTTTCAGCGGTGGGTTGCAGCTTTGCGCCTGTGCCCGCGCCGTCACCTCAACCGCAGAGTGAAAGTGACTCAGACCTGTGTAAAGTCTCTCCGTCAGTGGAGGAACGCAGGGGCGTTCACCACGGGGGTCCCGCTGGGGACGGTGACGTCCAGGGTTACCATGACGACGGACGCTTCCCTGTCAGGGTGGGGAGCAACGATGTCAGGCAGAGCAGTGAATGGCTCCTGGGGTCCAGAAATGGCCCAGATTCACATAAATGTTTTGGAGCTCTGGGCAGTGTTTCTAGCGCTGAAACATTTCCTGCAATTTCTCCGAGGCCGTCATGTTCTGGTGAAAACAGACAACTCCACTGTGGTAGCCTATGTCAACCGTCAGGGAGGCACTCGCTCACTACGGTTACACAAGTTGGCTCGGGAGATGATACTGTGGAGCAGCACCAGGCTCCTATCACTCAGGGCAACACATGTGCCGGGAGTTCTGAACAGAGGGGCGGACTTGATGTCTCGTGGGAATCCTCTGTACGGAGAATGGTCTCTGCACCCGCAGGTTGTGGACCAGATTTGGAAGAGATACGGCCGAGCCGCCGTAGATCTCTTCGCCTCGCAGGAAAACGCCCGCTGTCCGCTGTTTTTCTCCCTGTCGGACATCACTGCACCTCTCGGTGTGGATGCTCTGGCTCACCCGTGGCCAAACGTGCTGCTCTACGCATTCCCTCCCCTCAGTCTGATTTCCCCCACCCTGGCCAGGGTGAGGGAGCAGAATCTGTCTCTCATACTGGTGGCGCCAAGATGGCCGTCCAAACACTGGGTGGCGGAAATAGTTCAGATGTTGGCGGGCGACCCCTGGCCTCTGCCCATACGCAGAGACCTCCTGTCCCAGGCACACGGGGAGATTTACCACCCCCACCCAGACCGCGTGGCGCTCTGGGCCTGGCCCGTGAGAGGTTTAATTTGGACGCAGCAGGACTGCCTCCGCAGGTTATAGACACCATTCAGAGTGCAAGGGCTTCCTCCACCCGTGCTTTGTACGGCTGTAAATGGCGGGTTTTCGAGGAATGGTGTGAGTCTAGACTCGCGGTCCCTTTTCAGTGTTCAGTTGTGGACCTGTTGTGTTTTCTACAGGAGCTGGTGGATAAAGGAAGAGCTTTTTCCACAGTTAAAGTGTACCTCGCTGCCATCTCAGCATGTCACGTGGGTTTTGGTGATAAACCGGTGGGACAGCACCCCCTGGTTTGTCGCTTTATGAAAGGTGCACGTCGAAAGCTCCCAGTTTCTAGGCACCTGGTTCCACTGTGGGACCTTCTGGTGGTGCTGGATGCCCTTTCTCGGCATCCCTTTGAGCCTTTGGAGGCTGTGGGGAtgaagtttgtgtctctgaAAACGGTGCTGCTTTTGGCTTTGTCTACGGCGAAGCGCGTGAGCGACCTTCAGGCGTTGTCTATCCGcccttcctgtctacagttcgGTCCGGGACTCTCCAAGGTTTGCTTGCGGCCCAATCCGGCGTTTGTGCCTAAGGTGGTGGAGTCGGCTTACAGGTGTCCCACAGTAGAGTTGCTGGCTTTTCACCCGCCTCCATTCTCCTCGACGGAGGAGCAGAGGCTTAACACTTTGTGTCCGGTGAGGGCTCTGCAGTCCTACGTGAGTAGGACGGCAGATTTCAGGCGTACTGACCAGCTGTTTGTTTCCTGGTCCACTACCCATAAGGGCAAGCCATTGTCCCGCCAGAGGCTGTCTCACTGGATTGTGGAGGCCATTTCTGTGGCGTACAGTTGCAAAGGTTTGCTGCCGCCCCAGGGTTTGCGTGCTCATTCCACCAGGAGTATAGCTGCTTCCTGGGCTCTGTTTAGAGGGGTGTCTGTTCAGGATATTTGTGCTGCGGCAAGCTGGGCTACGCCTCACACCTTTGTCAAGTTTTACAGGCTAGATGTCTCTGGTCCTTCTTTGGCCCAGGTGGTGCTCGGTGCCGGTGCTCCGGGGTTGGAGTGA